Genomic segment of archaeon BMS3Bbin15:
ACATTGTTTCAGAGAAATTGCTAGAGACATTGGATTTAAAAAATATGAGTGAGGTGCGATTAAATGCAGATAGATCCACTGGCAGATGCGTTATCCAACCTGAAAAATAATGAGTATACAGGCAACATGAACTGTATTATCAGACCTTCTTCAAAAGTTATTGGTAATGTGTTTAAAGTAATACAGGAGCAGAACTATATAGGTGAATTTGAGTATATCGATGATGGAAAAGCAGGAATTTTCAGAGTCCAGCTCAATGGAAAGATAAATGATTGTGGAATTATAAGACCGAGATATCCTGTTGGAGCTCTTGAGTTTGAGAAGTTTGAAAAACGTTTTCTTCCAGCAAAGAATTTCGGAATACTTATAGTTTCGACCACCGAGGGTATAATGTCCCATACGAAAGCAAAAGAACTGGGTATCGGTGGCAGGCTTCTGGCCTATGTTTACTGAGGTGTGAATCATGGTTCAGATTCCTTTATTGAAAGAAGTTATAGAGGCACCGAAAGGAGTAACCTTAGTCCTTGAGGGTGATGATGTAGTTGTCAGAGGCCCGAATGGAGAGCTTA
This window contains:
- the rpsH gene encoding 30S ribosomal protein S8; this translates as MQIDPLADALSNLKNNEYTGNMNCIIRPSSKVIGNVFKVIQEQNYIGEFEYIDDGKAGIFRVQLNGKINDCGIIRPRYPVGALEFEKFEKRFLPAKNFGILIVSTTEGIMSHTKAKELGIGGRLLAYVY